One region of Phragmites australis chromosome 18, lpPhrAust1.1, whole genome shotgun sequence genomic DNA includes:
- the LOC133898820 gene encoding TOM1-like protein 5, with protein sequence MTSEMVKAATSEKLKEMDWAKNIEICELVAQDPGKAKDVIKSIKKCIGSRSKNTQLYAVMLLEMLMNNCGEPIHRQVIDNGLLPILVKIVKKKTELPVREKIFLLLDATQTSLGGAKAKFPQYYEAYYDLVSAGVQFSNRPNIVVTRAEVPVPETRTEPNKDGLSSRLNEGQREVHTQPASDTSIIRKATSVMEVLRDVLNSVDPRHPEEGATDEFVLDLVEQCTFQKQRIMHLVMTSRDDLVVSQAIELNEELHMVLVRHDALLSVQPTTTLASNLKEEEEEEDAESLYRRLRKGKALSQDYQDDTMPSFRSIPEDKMRRPLIIQPPQPEKKLGALNIRLPNPEPRPEPAPLIPPPPAKHAERERFFREKSTDGVTNLPDHLRGLSLHSRDGSSSCSGSTDYGD encoded by the exons ATGACTTCCGAAATGGTAAAGGCGGCGACGAgcgagaagctcaaggagatGGATTGGGCTAAGAACATCGAAATCTGCGAGCTCGTGGCGCAGGATCCTGG AAAAGCGAAGGATGTGATCAAGTCTATAAAGAAGTGTATAGGGAGCAGGAGCAAGAATACTCAACTCTATGCTGTTATG ctattgGAGATGCTCATGAATAACTGTGGAGAGCCTATCCACAGGCAGGTCATTGATAATGGGCTTCTCCCGATACTTGTAAAGATAGTGAAGAAAAAG ACAGAATTACCAGTCCGGGAAAAGATATTTCTTTTGCTGGATGCGACCCAAACATCCCTTGGTGGAGCTAAAGCAAAGTTTCCTCAGTATTATGAGGCATACTATGACTTGGTG TCTGCGGGTGTGCAATTTTCGAATCGTCCAAACATTGTTGTTACGAGGGCAGAAGTTCCAGTCCCAGAAACAAGAACAGAACCAAATAAGGACGGTTTATCTTCCAGACTGAATGAGGGTCAGAGGGAAGTGCACACTCAGCCTGCTTCTGACACAAG TATAATCCGGAAAGCCACTAGTGTCATGGAAGTTTTAAGGGATGTGCTTAATTCCGTGGATCCTAGACATCCTGAG GAGGGAGCGACAGATGAATTTGTTTTGGATCTTGTAGAGCAATGTACATTTCAAAAGCAACGGATAATGCACCTGGTTATGACATCGAG GGATGATCTGGTGGTATCGCAAGCTATAGAGCTAAATGAAGAGCTGCACATGGTCCTTGTTCGACATGATGCATTGCTTTCAGTTCAACCAACTACAACATTAGCTTCTAATctgaaggaagaagaggaggaagaagatgctgaAAGTCTCTATCGGAG GCTGCGGAAGGGAAAGGCTCTATCACAAGATTACCAAGACGACACCATGCCATCGTTCCGTTCCATACCCGAGGACAAGATGCGGCGTCCACTCATCATCCAGCCGCCTCAACCCGAGAAAAAACTTGGAGCGCTGAACATCCGCTTGCCAAACCCAGAGCCGAGACCTGAACCTGCTCCGTTGATACCGCCGCCGCCTGCCAAGCACGCCGAGAGGGAGCGGTTCTTCAGGGAGAAGAGCACAGACGGTGTCACCAACTTGCCGGACCACCTGAGGGGCCTGTCGCTGCACAGCCGGGACGGCAGCAGTTCGTGCAGTGGCAGCACTGATTATGGCGACTGA